A DNA window from Hypomesus transpacificus isolate Combined female chromosome 24, fHypTra1, whole genome shotgun sequence contains the following coding sequences:
- the LOC124486889 gene encoding netrin-G2-like, with protein MLIPGGPRFSELSKIAYISFQDCECYGHSNRCSYIDFINVVTCVSCKHNTRGQNCQSCRLGYFRNMSLELDDENVCIECNCNQLGSLHARCNESGFCECKDGTAGQKCDSCTDGYSWMVGCVANVCDDDLLPCQNGGTCVDKRSCVCSEGFKGVQCERLSCEGMRGCRRANTASSSSSSLPLLILASLLGSATLRAAV; from the exons ATGCTGATTCCTGGAGGGCCCAGGTTCAGTGAGCTGTCTAAGATCGCGTACATCAGCTTCCAAG ACTGTGAGTGCTACGGACACTCCAACCGCTGCAGCTACATCGACTTCATCAACGTGGTGACGTGCGTAAGCTGCAAACACAACACCAGAGGACAGAACTGTCAGTCCTGTCGCCTTGGTTACTTCAGGAACATGTCGCTTGAGCTCGACGACGAGAACGTCTGCATCG AGTGTAACTGTAACCAGCTGGGGTCTCTCCATGCCCGCTGTAACGAGTCAGGCTTCTGCGAGTGCAAAGACGGCACCGCAGGGCAGAAGTGTGACAGCTGCACGGACGGATACAGCTGGATGGTGGGCTGTGTGG ccaacGTGTGCGACGACGACCTGTTGCCGTGCCAGAACGGGGGCACGTGCGTAGACAAGCGAAGCTGCGTGTGCTCCGAGGGCTTCAAGGGGGTCCAGTGTGAGAGGCTGAGCTGCGAGGGCATGAGGGGCTGCAGGAGGGCCAACACAGcgtcctcttcctcttcatccctccccctcctcatcctcgccAGCCTGCTGGGCTCCGCCACGCTCAGAGCGGCCGTCTAG
- the endog gene encoding endonuclease G, mitochondrial, whose translation MYRFICSKWFVSGVSLTVGVGVGASLRTVDTGESHGLLSRVPVIPIPNVDAATDIVPHQGGGGQMGGNRSTAVMKYGFPSLANIKTRESYVTSYDPRNRTAAWVIEHLTPQTLTGTSDRRFCDFKEDDSVHMYHRSTNADYKGSGFDRGHLAAAGNHKWNQKAMDDTFYLSNVSPQHPQMNQKGWNKLEQYSRSLTKQYLNVFVCTGPLYLPRQEADGKLYVHYQVIGHNHVAVPTHFFKVLILEKPRGEVELRPYVMPNVPVDENVPLERFLVPMESIERASGLLFVPNIMKRTSSLQAVTAGPGK comes from the exons ATGTATCGTTTTATCTGTTCCAAGTGGTTTGTCTCCGGCGTGTCCTTGACAGTCGGTGTAGGTGTTGGTGCTTCTCTGAGAACGGTAGACACCGGAGAGAGCCATGGGCTTCTCAGTCGGGTGCCCGTTATTCCCATACCGAACGTGGACGCAGCAACTGACATTGTACCGCACCAAGGGGGCGGCGGTCAGATGGGAGGCAACCGTTCAACAGCGGTTATGAAGTACGGGTTCCCGTCTCTGGCCAACATCAAGACCAGAGAGTCTTACGTTACGTCGTATGACCCGAGGAACCGGACAGCTGCTTGGGTAATAGAACACCTCACTCCTCAGACACTCACAGGAACTTCTGACAGGAGGTTCTGCGACTTTAAAGAGGACGATTCGGTGCATATGTACCACCGATCAACTAACGCGGATTACAAAGGCAGCGGGTTCGACCGTGGTCACCTGGCCGCGGCAGGAAACCACAAATGGAACCAGAAGGCAATGGACGACACGTTCTATCTTAGCAACGTCTCGCCTCAG CACCCTCAAATGAACCAGAAAGGATGGAACAAGCTGGAGCAGTACTCGCGCTCTCTCACCAAGCAGTACCTcaacgtgtttgtgtgcaccGGACCCCTCTACCTGCCCAG GCAGGAGGCGGACGGCAAGTTGTACGTGCACTACCAGGTGATTGGCCATAACCACGTGGCCGTCCCCACCCACTTCTTCAAGGTGCTGATCCTGGAGAAGCCTCGCGGCGAGGTGGAGCTCCGACCCTACGTGATGCCCAACGTTCCCGTGGACGAGAACGTCCCGCTGGAACGCTTCCTGGTCCCCATGGAGAGCATCGAGAGGGCCTCCGGCCTGCTGTTTGTCCCCAACATCATGAAGAGAACCAGCAGCCTCCAGGCCGTCACTGCAGGCCCGGGGAAGTGA